A region from the Malus domestica chromosome 07, GDT2T_hap1 genome encodes:
- the LOC103412066 gene encoding putative casein kinase II subunit beta-4 encodes MYRERGGGGGGGSSKTEIVGGSLDRKRINDALDKHLEKSTPSTSRALANSKDKERLSVPSTSAGKSQLDHRAVAATAASLAKNKCSDEESETDSEESDVSGSDGDDTSWISWFCNLRGNEFFCEVDDEYIQDDFNLCGLSSQVPYYDYALDLILDVESSHGDMFTEEQNELVESAAEMLYGLIHVRYILTSKGMSAMLEKYKNYDFGRCPRVYCCGQPCLPVGQSDIPRSSTVKIYCPKCEDIYYPRSKYQGNIDGAYFGTTFPHLFLMTYGHLKPQKATQSYVPRVFGFKLHKP; translated from the exons ATGTATAGGGAACGTGGCGGTGGAGGCGGTGGCGGGTCGTCGAAAACAGAGATTGTTGGTGGGTCGCTAGACCGCAAGCGCATCAACGATGCGCTGGACAAGCACCTAGAGAAGTCCACCCCATCCACATCGAGAGCTTTGGCTAACAGTAAAGACAAAGAGAGGCTCTCTGTGCCCTCCACTTCCGCTGGTAAATCTCAGCTTGATCACCGTGCGGTGGCAGCCACGGCCGCCTCGCTCGCCAAGAACAAATGCTCTGATG AGGAATCTGAAACAGACAGTGAAGAATCAGATGTCAGTGGTTCTGATGGAGATGACACTTCTTGGATTTCATGGTTCTGCAATTTGCGAGGGAATGAATTTTTTTGTGAAGTTGATGATGAATACATCCAAGATGATTTTAATCTCTGTGGATTGAGCAGTCAAGTTCCATATTATGATTATGCACTTGATCTGATTTTGGATGTTGAGTCTTCTCATG GTGATATGTTCACTGAAGAGCAGAATGAGTTGGTTGAATCAGCAGCTGAGATGCTATACGGTCTTATTCATGTTCGATACATACTGACTAGCAAAGGAATGTCTGCAATG TTGGAGAAGTACAAGAACTATGACTTTGGAAGATGCCCAAGAGTGTACTGCTGTGGACAACCTTGCCTTCCAGTTGGTCAATCGGACATTCCTCGTTCAAGCACTGTAAAAATATACTGCCCCAAGTGCGAAGATATATATTACCCTCGATCGAAGTACCAAGGCA ATATTGATGGAGCGTATTTTGGAACCACATTTCCGCACCTATTCTTGATGACTTATGGACACCTTAAGCCACAAAAGGCGACACAGAGTTATGTTCCAAGAGTTTTTGGTTTCAAGCTCCACAAGCCGTAA